CCGAGCGCGAGAAAGTCATCGCCTTTTCACAACCGTATTCACCCTACAACAACAGCGTCTTCGGCCCCGCCGCCATCAAAGTCTCCGGCCCGGCTGATCTGGCCGGAAAAACCATCGGCGTTGCACGCGGCACATTCCAGGACAGCCAGTTGACCGAAACCGCGCCGCCCAGTGCCGTGATCAAACGCTATGAAGACAACAACGGCATGATCGCGGCCTATCTGGCCGGGCAGGTGCAGCTGGTCGGTACAGGCGATTTCGTCGCCGTTGCGCTGGCCGAAAAGGCCGTCAGCAACAAGCCGCAAATGAAATACATCATTCAAGAGTCCGCCTGCTACGTCGGCCTGTTGAAGGAAGAGCCGGCGCTGATGGCGAAAGTGAATGCCGCGCTGACGCAAGCAAAGAAAAACAATGAATTGAACGCGATCGTAAAAAAATGGCTGAATGTGCCGTTGCCTGGGAAATTGGCCACGCAGTTTGAATAGACGGCTCTGCCGCGCTTATGTGCTCCTCATGAGGGCTCGAGTGGGCCGCAACCATAGCAAGAAAATTGCCGTCATCGCTGGCGCATGCAGCGGGGCCGATATTTGCTATGCTAGCGTCTTTCCGCCGGTCGGTGCCTCTGTCCAGACCGGTGAACCTCATTTACGGAACAGCATATGGCTTCTTTGCAAGAGCAGTTTTTAAAGGCAGGCCTGGTCGACAAGACCAAAGTCAAACTGGTTAACCAGGACAAGAACAAGCAGAAAAAGGCCGAGCGCCGCAGTGGCACGGTTAGTGTCGATGAATCGCGCCTGGCGGCACTCGAAACGCAGCGCAAGAATGCCGAGCGGGCGCGCGAACTCAATGCCCAGCGCGATGCGGCTGCCGCCCAGAAGGCGATCATGGCGCAAATTGCGCAGATGGTGGAACAAAACCGCCAGAGCACCGGTGGCGGCGATATTGCCTACAATTTCACCCATGACAGCAAGATCGAACGGCTGTATGTATCGGCCGCGGTGCAGGGCCATTTGATCGCCGGACGCCTGGTGATCATCTGTCAGGGCGGCAGCAGGGATTTGGTGCCAAGAGTCATCGCCGACAAGATCGCCGAACGCGATGCGTCGATGGTGGTACGGGTCAACAAGACCAGCACCGAAATCGATGCGGATGATCCATACGCGGCCTTCCAGATTCCTGATGACCTGATGTGGTAATTGCGGATCCGCCCTGATTCGGGGCGGTAAATTTTTCTACAGCCAATCTCGGCCGCAGGTCAGGCGATCACGGCTGTTGATCCGATGAAATTTTTTCCTCGCGGGCCTTGCATGGCGTGTTGCAGCATCTCCCGCGCTTCCTCCTCCGAAACGCCATAATCGAGAAATTCGGTTCGGACTCCCAGTTGATGCAGAAAATCTCGTAACCGGCTAACTGCGGTTTGACGATCGGTATTGAACGCCCGCTGCAGGGCAGCATCTCTATCGGCGCGTGCGCCCCAAGCCATGTCGAGAACCAAAGGAAGAGTGAACGAACAGGCTATGCCATGTGGTAGTCCATAGCGCAGCGTCATTTCGTAAGAAATCGAGTGGGCAAGAGCGGTCTTGGTATTGGAGAACGCCAATCCTGCCTTCATCGCAGCAAGCGCCATGGAAGATCGCAATGCCAGGTTGTCGAGCTCTTCGACAAGCGGCGGCAGGAAAGCCATGATCTCGTGGATCGCGCCGATGGCGAAAGCGTCGGAAATCGGGTTGGCATTGACGTTCCAGATTGATTCCAGCGCATGCGATAGTGCATCCAGGCCAGTGGAAATGGTGATTTCCCTGGGGAGCGTCAGCATTAACTCCGGGTCGACAATCGCCGCTTTGGGCCAGGTGCAATCCAGATGCAATGAGTATTTCTTGTGTTTTCCGCATCCCAGATTGTTGCCCACGGCGTTACCTCGCTCCCGGTGCCAGCGGTCGTCGGGATGGCAACGAGCGTCTTTATCCTGCTTGGCGTGAACGATCTGCCATCGGCAAGCAGAGCTAGCAATTCATCGAAATTGCCGCTTTCCGTTCCAACCATTAATGCCTTGGCGGTATCGATGGCGCTACCGCCTCCCAGCGCAACAACGGTGTCGCATGCGCGTTCGTCCGCCAGAACCGGTGATACATGTCTGTCAACTGGGCAACATCCGGATTGGGGCGGACATCTTCAATCACGTCAGTCAGCTGTTTGCCCAGCAATGATTCCATTTTCTCAAGAAGGCCCAGCGATCGTGCTTCGGGAAAGGTCACCACGACAACTTTTGCGCCATTGAGGATGCGCGGCAATTCTTCCAGGCTGCCGGGGCCGAAATGGGTTGCGACGGGATTAAAGAATCGTTGTGCCACTGACGTCTCCGGTTGATCGGCTATCGGTTCTGAGTAGGCGGATTGTCGGCGCGCCAGGTTCAGAGTACAAATCGATTGTTCTGCAGTTCCTATCGATCTGACCGATAATGAAGAACCGCCACCGATAGAATGCGTATTTATGTACCAGTACCATAAATGGATTCGCTCATTTCATGCTGTTGCCAAAATGCGCAGCTTTACTGCCGCTGCAAGCTACCTGAAAATCGGCCAGCCGACCATCAGTGAGCAGGTCGGGGCGTTGGAAGACAAATTCTCTGTAGAGCTGTTTCACCGGCGTGGCCGACATGTCGATTTAACCGACGCAGGGCGACGCCTGTATGAAATCACTGAAGGAATTTTCGGGCAGGAAGACGAAGCGATTCAATTGTTGCAAAGCTTGCATTCCAAAAAAACAGGCTTGCTTCGCATTGGCGCAGTTTCACCACCGGTGGTGATGAACCTGACCTATGAATTGATGCGCAAGCATGCCGACATTGAGTTCGCGATCTCGATCAATTCGGAACAGGAAACACTCGCCCGGCTCTATGATTTCACGATAGACATCGCGATTCTGGCGATCATGGATCCTGACAAACGCTTGCACATCGTTCCTTATCGTACTTACCCTATTGTTGCAATCGTCAGAGACGACCATGCGTGGGCAAGCAAATCGCCCGTGCCGTTGTCGAGCATCAGGAATGAAGCGGTCATCATGCGAGAGCCCGGTTCAAAGACGCGGGATTTGCTGGAGAGCGCTTGCCGCAATCGGGGTATCGAGATCAAATGCGTGATGGAGCTCAATAGCCGGGAGGCTATCATGCATGCCATTGCGGAAGGCCTCGGGATTGGCTTTGTGTCCGAGATCGAATATGTACCGATACCCGGAACGAAAGCGGTCAAGCTCAAAGGCGCGCCGCTGACTATCGATTATTATCTGTGTGCACTTGCCGTGCGAAGGAATCGACCTCTCATCCGCAGCGTGCTCGAATCGGCGATGTCGCCGAAGGCTGCTCATAAAAAGTAGCGTCAACGCCAGCGGGCGTCACTACCTAGACCGAAGACATGAGGCGCACGATTTCCTTCCACAGGAAGTTGGCCGCAGGACTGAGTTTTCGTCCAACGCGCGTTGCCACATAGCGATCGAATGTATTGGCGATCGGATGCTGGATCGGTACGGCCACCACCAGTCCGGCATCCACCTTTTCCTTCGCCGCCAGCCTTGTCATGAATGCGATGCCCAGTCCTTCAGCCGCAAGCGACGATGCGACCGAGAAAAGATCGCAGGTGATTGTTGGCGATACGCTCAAGTTGGCGTCCCAGAACATGGCCGTGACGTAGCTCTGCGCGGCAAACTTGCCTGACATGAAAATGAGCGGGTCGTGCGTCAGATCTTCGATGCGCACCGACGTTTTTGAGGCCAGAGGATGGCCGATAGGTACGATCGCACACAGCGGTTCGCGCTGGAACAGGCGTGCATTCAGGAGCGGGTCGCGTGACGTGCCGACGGAGACGCAGATATCAGCCTCATCGTCCCTCACCATGCGAATCAGCTCTGGCAACGGCCCCGTGCGGATATGTATGGCGATATCCGGGTACTTTTGGTGGAAGCGCTTGAGTACCACGGAAATCAGGCTGCTGACCAAGCCCTCGCCAGCGGCCAGCGTGACATGCCCGCGGCGGAGGTCACGATACTCCGCGATCTGCGCACGAAAGCGCTTTGCGTGACGCTCCCGCTCATGGCCGTATTCGACGGCCGCGAGTCCAACCTGGGTGAGCGTGATGCTGCGCCCCTGTCGCGATACCAGCGCCAGCCGCAGCTGACGTTCCGTCGCAGCGATCTGACGGCTTATGGTCGATACATTCACTCCCAGAGATTCGGCTGCTCGCCGCATTCCGCCGTGCTTCGCCACTGCGCCCAGGTACTCGAGCGTGCGCTCGCTGATCCCCTCTTCTCCTGTCTCCATCCGTCTCTCCTGTTGCGCACCACGCAACATTGTCGCACATCCGGATGTCAGTTTTGAGTGCTTTTTTGGGTGCATACTGCCAGCTCAAACTCAGGTGGCAACCGTTGCCGAACGGGCTGCAAGCCCGGCGTGACTGCCGAATCGGACGGCTGACGTCTATCAGAAAACCTATATGAGGAGACAAAATGGGCGCCAGTCATATTTCGTCCGGCACGATAGCAGCAGACGTGCACGACGGCCCGCAACGCAAGCACACGGCGATCAGTCCGTATGTGTTGTTGTTCGTAGTACTGCTGATTGCTGAAATTGCCACGTGGATCATTCCGGCTGGTGAATTCGACCGCATCGTCAAGAACGGCATCAGCTTCGTAGTGCCACATAGCCTCAAGAGTGTTCCGCAGCACGGCATCGGTCTCGGCGCGGTATTCATGGCAATCGCCAACGGCATGGTCGCTTCGGCACCAATCATTTTCCTGATTCTGTTTACCGGCGGGGCATTGGCGGTGCTGGAGAAAACCGGGGCGATCAAGGCTGCGCTCGGTCGCATCGGAGCAGGATCAAATGCGCAGGATGTCTCGGTGATTGTCACCGTCTGCATTATCTTTTCGTTGCTGGGAACCATCGGCGTCGTCACCAATTCGGTCGTGGCGTTCGTGCCGCTGGGACTCTTGATTGCACGTTCACTCCGACTTCCTGCCGTTTTTGGCGTGGCCTTCATTTACCTGGGGACCTATTCGGGTTTCAACAGCGGCGTTCTTAATCCGGTAACCACAGGGTTGTCGCAGCGTCTGGCGGAGTTGCCGATGTTCTCGGGACTCGCGTTTCGCTCCGCGGTGTACGTTCTCTTTGTCATCGCGACGATCGGGTTTCTCATCGTCAATGTCCGGGCATATCGGCGCAATCCGCAGGCACGGAGATTCCTGATCGCCGAACACGATCTCGTCACGGCCGGACCTGTAGAGAACAGCGCACGGCTGACACGGCGGCAGATCGCGGCGATCGTTTTCTCCGTCGTCGCGCTCTGCATCTTTGTTTTCGGGGCCGTGGAAATGCATTGGGGCGAAGTCGAGATGATCTCGATGTTCATGATCGTCGCCATCGGCTCCGGTCTTATCTGCGGCGTGCGGCCAACCCAGATTGCGGATGAGTTTCTGGCCGGATCGGGCAAACTGGTCCATGGCGCGCTCATCGTCGGTCTTGCACGCGCCATTTCCACCGTGCTGAGCAGCGGCAAGATTCTCGATCCCATTGTCAACCTTCTTTCCGATATGCTGGCTCCCCTTCATCCTATGATGGCTGCCATCGGCATGTTCCTGAGTGCTGCGGTAATGCATATCGCGATCTCGTCAGGCTCAGGAGAGTCGGCGGCCTTGATTCCGATTTTCGCGCCGCTGGGAGATGCACTCCATCTGACGCGCCAGGTCACCGTGCAAGCGGTGCTTCTGGGCGAGGGAATCATGAATTGTTTCAATCCGACTTCCGGCGTGTTGATGGCAGTGCTTGCCACAGCGCGGATTCCTTACGGACAATGGGTGCGTTTCCTCATACCACTGATCCTGCTGTGGAGCATCATCAGCATTGCCGCGCTGATAGTCGGCGTCCTCATTCATTGGGGACCGTTCTAAATGATCGTGGCTCGATCCACATCGACGCACGGGCGGTGCGTGGCGCAGCCGCTGCCGTTATCTTCAATCCATCATTCATAGAGGCGCACGATGCCGCTCAAGATTTTTACATCCCTGACCGATATGGCGCCTCATGAGCCGGATCTCACGCGCTTGCGCTATCAATTGCATTGCAATCCGGAACTGGCATTCTGCGAGAACGAAACCTCGGATCTGGTGGCCGATCGGCTCAAAGAATACGGGTTTCAGGTTCATCGGAATATCGCCAAGACAGGGTTGGTCGGAACGCTCACGGTAGGCGATGGGACTCGCACGATTGGTATTCGCGCCGATCTCGACGCCTTACCGATCAGCGAGGCAAACACCTTCGCACACGCCAGCAGGAATCCCGGGAAAATGCATGCGTGCGGGCATGACGGCCACACGGCAATGCTATTAGGTGCGGCCAAGCATCTGGCACAAACGCGACGTTTTAACGGCACGGTGAACCTGATCTTCCAACCTGCGGAAGAACGCGGATTCGATAGCGGCGCCAAGCAGATGGTTGCCGAAGGCCTGTTCGAGCGCTTCCCGTGCGACGCCGTGTTTGCCTTGCATAACCACCCTGGCAAGCCGGCCGGCACTTTCATGTTTCGCTCGGGCGCTTTCATGGCAGCCGGCGATCGCGTCAACATTCACATCGTCGGCCAGGGCGGGCATGCTGCCAGGCCGCATCTCGCCCATGATCCGATCGTTGCCGCATCGAGCATCGTGATGGGTTTGCAGACCATTATTTCGCGCAACGTCGAGCCAACGAAGGCCGCTGTGATCACGGTCGGGAAATTTGCCGGTGGCGACGCGCCCAACGTTATCCCTGGCCAGGTCGAACTACGCTTGAGCGTGCGATCATTTGACCCCGAGGTTCGGGCCTTGCTGAAAAACAGGATCATCGAACTTGTGCATGCCCAGGCAAAGAGCTTCGAGGTCGAAGCGAACATTGATTATATTGAGGGATATCCGGTTGTCAGCAATACCGACGTAGAGACGCGCTTTGCCATCGAGGTCGCCAGGGAGTTGGTGGGAACTGACGCCGTGAACGACAACATGGAAATGCTCATGGGCAGCGAGGATTTTGCCTACATGCTGCAAGCCGTCCCGGGTTGCTTTCTGCGCCTGGGAAATGGTCCCGCCGATCAGGGGCGCGGCTTACACAGCCCGAACTACGACTTCAACGATCAGAATCTTGCGGTTGGGGCGGCGTTCTGGTCACGTCTGGTCGAACGTTATCTCGACTCGGATCGCGTGACGACTTGATGCTTATTCCGCACATTCGCGATATACGCACTTTTTCACTGTAGTAGAACTACGAATCCTCCTTACGAGCGATCTGCGCTTGCCTGTCTTGCAGGCTGCCGTGGATCGCGCCGCGTTATCTGGCCAGCCGCCTCCCAGGTCGCCAATTAGTGGAACGATGTCCGGCAACTGCATCTCATGTACGTTCAGTGAGGCGCCGGAAGTAACAGGACGCCGGTCGGAGAGCAATGAGCTTGCAGTCTCGGCGCCACATCAGCCAGGATGCAAGAACGCATCTCACGGATATGCATCAAATGAGTTCCAACAACGTCATCGGTTCGGTACACGTATAGTACAGGTTCCAAAGGACAACAATTCGAGCCGTTGGATGGAAGTACAGGGCGCCTTTGGTAACACCTATTTGATAGATAGATTTAATTGAATATTAAAATCGATAGTTATTAGTTATTATGAATATCCCAGCCGGCCAATTGCAAAACAGACCCTAGGCACGCCCTAGCTCTTGGGCCGGGATGTAAGTGCAGCCATTTAACTGACAAAGGAGATTCCCATGTCGAATGAAGCCAAGTGTCCCTTTCACCATGCCGCCGGCGGCGGTACGACCAACAAAGATTGGTGGCCCAATCAACTGCGGGTTGATTTGCTGAACCAACATTCAAACAAGTCCAACCCACTCGGCGAGAAATTCAACTACGCCGAGGAATTCAAAAAACTGGATTACAAGGCGCTCAAGGCCGATCTGGTCAAACTCATGACCGACAGCCAGGATTGGTGGCCGGCCGACTTCGGCCACTATGGCCCGCAATTCATCCGCATGGCATGGCATTCGGCCGGCACTTACCGCACCCTCGACGGTCGTGGCGGTGGCGGTCGTGGTCAACAGCGCTTTGCGCCCTGAATTCCTGGCCCGACAACGTCAACATCGACAAGTCGCGCCGCCTGCTGTGGCCGATCAAACAGAAGTACGGCCAACGGATTTCCTGGGCCGACCTGTTCATCCTGACCGGCAATGTCGCGCTGGAATCGATGGGCTTCCGCACTTTTGGTTTTGCCGGCGGCCGTGAAGATGTGTGGGAACCAGACCTGGACGTGAACTGGGGCGCCGAGACCACCTGGCTGGGCGCCGACAAGCGTTTCCATGGTGACCGCGAACTGGACAGCAATCTTGCGGCCACCCACATGGGCCTGATCTACGTAAACCCGGAAGGCCCAAACGCCAGCGGCGACTACATGGCTGCAGCCAAAGACATTCGCGCCACCTTCAGCCGCATGGCCATGGACGACGAGGAGATCGTTGCCTTGATCGCCGGCGGTCACACCTTCGGCAAAGCGCACGGCGCCGCGCCCGAATCGCACAAGGGTCCTGAGCCGGAAGGCGCAGGCATCGAAGCACAGGGTCTGGGCTGGAACAGCAACTTTGGCAGCGGTCACGGTAAAGATACCGTGTCCAGCGGCCTGGAAGTGACCTGGACCAAAACCCCGGCACTGTGGAGCAACAACTTCTTCGAGAACCTGTTCAAGTACGATTGGGAACTCACGCATTCGCCGGCTGGCGCCAAACAGTGGGTGGCCAAGAATGCTGAAGACATCATTCCTGACGCGCATGTCCCGGGCAAGTTCCACAAGCCCACCATGCTGACCACCGACCTGACCCTGCGCTTCGATCCGGAGTTCGGCAAGATATCCAAGCGCTTCCATGAGGATCCGCAAGCCTTCGCGGAAGCTTTTGCCCGCGCCTGGTACAAGCTGACCCATCGCGACATGGGCCCGAAGGCACGCTACCTCGGCCCTGAAGTGCCTAGCGTTGATCTGATCTGGCAAGACCCGCTGCCAGCCGCCAGCCACCAGCCTACGGCGTCTGACATCGCCGAACTCAAGGCCAAGATCGCGGCCTCGGGTTTGTCGGTGAGTGAGCTGGTCTCGGTGGCGTGGGCCTCTGCCTCTACCTTCCGTGGCGGCGACAAGCGCGGCGGCGCCAATGGTGCGCGTCTGGCCCTGGCTCCGCAGAAGGACTGGGCAGTCAACCAGATCGCCGTCAAGGCACTGCCGGCCCTGATAGAAATCCAGAAGGCTTTGGGCAAGGCTTCGCTGGCCGATGTGATCGTGCTGGCCGGTAGCGTCGGTGTCGAACAAGCGGCCAAGGCTGCAGGTGTCGCGCTTGACGTTCCGTTCACACCGGGCCGTGTAGACGCCACTCAGGAGCAGACCGATATCGCGTCCTTTGCCGTACTCGAACCTCTGGCCGACGGCTTCCGCAACTACAAGAAGGGCAAGATCGGTGCGCCGACCGAATCCCTGCTGGTCGACAAGGCCCAGTTGCTGACTCTGAGTGCGCCAGAACTGACCGCGCTGGTCGGTGGCTTGCGCGTGCTCGGTGCCAACGCTGATGGCAGCCAGCACGGTGTATTCACCAAACAGGTGGGCGTGCTCAGCAACGACTTCTTCGTGAATCTGTTGGACATGGATCTCACTTGGACGGCAGTGGACGGCGAGGCCGAGCTGTTCGAAGGCCGGGATCGCAAGAGCGGGGCGGTAAAGTACACCGGTACCCGCAACGACCTGATCTTCGGCTCCAATTCGGTGCTGCGTGCCTATGCCGAGGTCTATGCTAGCGCCGACGGCAAGCAGAAACTCGTTGCTGACTTCGTCGCGGCCTGGACCAAGGTGATGAACCTGGACCGTTTCGACCTGGCGTAAGCTGTAGCCCCAAGTGATGCGCATCTATTGCATCACTTGGGGCGAATTCGGCGTCCCACATCATGCGCAATATGCTGCCAAAGTGACGCCTGCCGATCATCGCAGGCAACACCTTGGCGGTACGCCATTACAAGGTTTTGATGCAGCCGCAATCACGGCGTTTTTGCTGGTTGTGCCGGTAGTCGCCTGGCCGGTGGTCGGATCAAGGATGAGCTTCGACGTGCTCGGCGTTCCGCCCAGGTTCAACATGTTGTTGAGCGTGCCGGCGATAGCATCGTAGGAACCGGCGATGCGCTGGCCGGATAGCCAGTTGTCTTCGATGAAGCGCAGGATTGACGTCTGGTCGGTCAGTGTATGGTCGACATAGTTCACTTTCGCATACGGCGAGATCACCAGCAGCGGCAGACGTGGACCATAGCCGCAGCGGCCTTGGGCGCTGGTTTTTCCAGTCGCGCCGGACAACACTGTTGGGTGCCTTGTACGGAACCTGGTCCGTTGGTCTTGCATACGCCAGGACCATTCAACATGTCTGCCACGCCAGGCGCAGTCAGGCCATTGCTGCTGAAGGCCGCGGCGGCAGTGGTATTGGCCGACGGATTCAGGATCGGGCTGGCCTGATGATCGTAAAAGCCATCCGAGTCATCGTAGGCAATCACAACCAGCGTGTTGCTCCAATCCGGTTGTTGCTGCAGGAAGTTGACGACTTGGGTGATGAAGGCTTGCTCGTCGATCGGATCAGAGTAGCCGGCGTGGCCGTCTTGATAACCGGGGGCTTTCAGGAAGCTGACTGCTGGATAATTGCCAGCCGATACCGCGTCGAAAAAGTCATGGATGTCGTATTGATGGTTGGCAGGATCCGGCGTTTTGCCATCTGCCTGCAAGGTTCTGCCGATGGCAGATACCGAGCTCGGACGCGCATGCTTCAGGTTCTGCGTGCTCGCATAGTATTGGAATGGCTGGTGATGCGGGATGTAATCGCTCTTGGTGACGCCGGTAATTGCCGATGTCGTTGAACGCTTGCAGCCCGTCGTGCCGTTTGGATTGGTCACGGTCAGATCGAATCCGCCCTGGAAGAAGCCCCAGCTCACATTCGCAGCGTTGAGCAGGTCGCCGACGTTCTTGCCGCTCAGTTGCGCCGCATCGCGTGTCATGCAAGCATCGTTCAACGGCTGGGCATCACCCGCCAGGTTGATGCCGCCCGCGCCGTCGTTGGACAGTTCGCCGTAGTAACCGTCGCCGGCAGCATAGTTGCTGACCTGGCTGGCCGACAGATTGGTGGCGATCACGCCGTTGGTCTGACCAGAAATCAGGTTGATCGCGCCCGGCGCCGACGGGCCGAATGTGGTGCCGAATGAGTTGTCGTTCAGTGCGTAGTGCTGCGCATAGTTCCACAGCGCCGTCACGGTATTGCCATCGAAGTAACCCATGGTCAGGCCGTTGGTGTTGAGCGGAGGTGTCAGCACCTGCGGTGCAGCCGAGTTCCCGGCGCCCAGCGAGGCCGGAAACAGATCCATGGCGCCGCCATTGAAACCCATCTGCTCGGCTTGGTAATCGTGGTCCTGATCGGCGATGACGACTTGCGAACGGTCAAGACGGAATGGATTGATCGCGTTGACACCGTTACCGGTGTTCAGCGTGGTCGGGTTCGATGTCAGCAAACTTGGCACGCGCAGCGCCGCAAAACTATTCGTGACGTCCAGCGGTGTTTGCAGGTTGTTGACGACTGGCGTATTGGATGCAGCCGTAAATACCGGCTCGCCGGTCGGATTGGCGGCGTTCGGATAAGTGCCGAAATAGTGATCGAAGGAGACGTTTTCCTGGAAGATCACAACGACGTGCTGAATCGGTGTAGCCGCTTT
This DNA window, taken from Collimonas arenae, encodes the following:
- a CDS encoding transporter substrate-binding domain-containing protein, producing the protein MRFAKLLLLSVVLCFMAVQSAQADALADIQKRGILRIAVPQDFAPFGSVTSDMKLQGLDIDVATLVARNMGLKLELVPVTSANRIAYLQTRKADLAISTLGKNAEREKVIAFSQPYSPYNNSVFGPAAIKVSGPADLAGKTIGVARGTFQDSQLTETAPPSAVIKRYEDNNGMIAAYLAGQVQLVGTGDFVAVALAEKAVSNKPQMKYIIQESACYVGLLKEEPALMAKVNAALTQAKKNNELNAIVKKWLNVPLPGKLATQFE
- a CDS encoding DUF2058 domain-containing protein is translated as MASLQEQFLKAGLVDKTKVKLVNQDKNKQKKAERRSGTVSVDESRLAALETQRKNAERARELNAQRDAAAAQKAIMAQIAQMVEQNRQSTGGGDIAYNFTHDSKIERLYVSAAVQGHLIAGRLVIICQGGSRDLVPRVIADKIAERDASMVVRVNKTSTEIDADDPYAAFQIPDDLMW
- a CDS encoding LysR substrate-binding domain-containing protein, which translates into the protein MYQYHKWIRSFHAVAKMRSFTAAASYLKIGQPTISEQVGALEDKFSVELFHRRGRHVDLTDAGRRLYEITEGIFGQEDEAIQLLQSLHSKKTGLLRIGAVSPPVVMNLTYELMRKHADIEFAISINSEQETLARLYDFTIDIAILAIMDPDKRLHIVPYRTYPIVAIVRDDHAWASKSPVPLSSIRNEAVIMREPGSKTRDLLESACRNRGIEIKCVMELNSREAIMHAIAEGLGIGFVSEIEYVPIPGTKAVKLKGAPLTIDYYLCALAVRRNRPLIRSVLESAMSPKAAHKK
- a CDS encoding LysR family transcriptional regulator; the protein is METGEEGISERTLEYLGAVAKHGGMRRAAESLGVNVSTISRQIAATERQLRLALVSRQGRSITLTQVGLAAVEYGHERERHAKRFRAQIAEYRDLRRGHVTLAAGEGLVSSLISVVLKRFHQKYPDIAIHIRTGPLPELIRMVRDDEADICVSVGTSRDPLLNARLFQREPLCAIVPIGHPLASKTSVRIEDLTHDPLIFMSGKFAAQSYVTAMFWDANLSVSPTITCDLFSVASSLAAEGLGIAFMTRLAAKEKVDAGLVVAVPIQHPIANTFDRYVATRVGRKLSPAANFLWKEIVRLMSSV
- a CDS encoding YfcC family protein, whose translation is MHDGPQRKHTAISPYVLLFVVLLIAEIATWIIPAGEFDRIVKNGISFVVPHSLKSVPQHGIGLGAVFMAIANGMVASAPIIFLILFTGGALAVLEKTGAIKAALGRIGAGSNAQDVSVIVTVCIIFSLLGTIGVVTNSVVAFVPLGLLIARSLRLPAVFGVAFIYLGTYSGFNSGVLNPVTTGLSQRLAELPMFSGLAFRSAVYVLFVIATIGFLIVNVRAYRRNPQARRFLIAEHDLVTAGPVENSARLTRRQIAAIVFSVVALCIFVFGAVEMHWGEVEMISMFMIVAIGSGLICGVRPTQIADEFLAGSGKLVHGALIVGLARAISTVLSSGKILDPIVNLLSDMLAPLHPMMAAIGMFLSAAVMHIAISSGSGESAALIPIFAPLGDALHLTRQVTVQAVLLGEGIMNCFNPTSGVLMAVLATARIPYGQWVRFLIPLILLWSIISIAALIVGVLIHWGPF
- a CDS encoding M20 aminoacylase family protein, with amino-acid sequence MPLKIFTSLTDMAPHEPDLTRLRYQLHCNPELAFCENETSDLVADRLKEYGFQVHRNIAKTGLVGTLTVGDGTRTIGIRADLDALPISEANTFAHASRNPGKMHACGHDGHTAMLLGAAKHLAQTRRFNGTVNLIFQPAEERGFDSGAKQMVAEGLFERFPCDAVFALHNHPGKPAGTFMFRSGAFMAAGDRVNIHIVGQGGHAARPHLAHDPIVAASSIVMGLQTIISRNVEPTKAAVITVGKFAGGDAPNVIPGQVELRLSVRSFDPEVRALLKNRIIELVHAQAKSFEVEANIDYIEGYPVVSNTDVETRFAIEVARELVGTDAVNDNMEMLMGSEDFAYMLQAVPGCFLRLGNGPADQGRGLHSPNYDFNDQNLAVGAAFWSRLVERYLDSDRVTT